Proteins from a genomic interval of Streptomyces sp. NBC_00820:
- a CDS encoding FAD binding domain-containing protein codes for MLLRLPTSISEAQACLAEGAVPIGGATLVWATWQRDGFPELAMSLRDVPEANVVGRETLGAAVVLNRVDERVPDVLRLAAGTVGTGAVRRTATVGGNLVGSTLRCLLPAALVLGVRATVLEPDGVHETDLAEVVAKRPLLLSLRWQEPLACAYRKLPADAGGPPPLVVASALHAGDGTGDGPRLRVAVRDGYDVLSGDATCGTAAGTDADTDAERVLDSLRATALGDLPATAWEIVRAQVTGLLDARGEG; via the coding sequence GTGCTCTTGCGTCTGCCGACGTCCATATCCGAAGCACAGGCATGTCTCGCGGAGGGAGCCGTGCCGATCGGCGGGGCGACGCTCGTCTGGGCCACCTGGCAACGGGACGGCTTTCCCGAACTGGCCATGTCGTTGCGGGACGTACCCGAGGCCAACGTCGTCGGCCGTGAGACGCTCGGCGCCGCCGTGGTCCTGAACCGTGTCGACGAGCGGGTGCCGGACGTGCTGCGCCTGGCGGCCGGCACCGTCGGCACCGGTGCCGTGCGCCGGACGGCGACAGTGGGCGGCAACCTCGTCGGCAGCACGCTGCGCTGCCTGCTGCCCGCGGCGCTCGTCCTGGGCGTCAGGGCTACGGTGCTGGAACCGGACGGCGTCCACGAGACGGACCTGGCCGAAGTCGTGGCCAAGCGTCCCCTGTTGCTCAGCCTCCGCTGGCAGGAGCCGCTCGCGTGCGCGTACCGCAAACTGCCCGCCGACGCGGGCGGACCGCCGCCCCTCGTCGTCGCCTCGGCCCTGCACGCCGGCGACGGCACGGGTGACGGTCCTCGCCTTCGTGTCGCCGTGCGCGACGGCTACGACGTGCTCAGCGGCGACGCCACCTGTGGCACCGCCGCCGGTACGGACGCCGACACCGACGCCGAGCGGGTTCTTGACTCGCTGCGCGCCACGGCCCTCGGCGACCTGCCGGCCACCGCGTGGGAAATCGTCCGCGCTCAGGTCACCGGCCTCTTGGACGCCCGCGGCGAGGGCTGA
- a CDS encoding ferritin-like domain-containing protein, which translates to MTSGTARVDLGALGFEQGAHLLLGRALRQTPSGGGVEVLGTDPALLPHLAAWCRHEGHRLEAADPSAAPVVAYVRAGPLAGARLHGAERAGGPAAAQIADRAPLHWGLAARGALVEAGGPEVPFAVVDRDVAWTDLAPRLYRQATASQWDPRAAVDWDADFTLPDEVEAAVVQVMTYLVENEQAALVIPGRLLVQVHPHFREVLQLLAVQAADEARHVEVFTQRALLRDGAMGTSSVGGRASLATLLTEPDFSIASFLLSVLGEGSFLNLLSFLERHAPDPVTRRISHLVRQDEARHVAFGVGHLEHRAGVDPGLRGRLRAAVERRHDALIGTAGLNRDVFDALVLLAAGSWEPAAIARGWQAVRLLQADMDEGRRHRLSRLGFPDDEAAELSALHTRNFM; encoded by the coding sequence ATGACCTCCGGCACGGCGCGGGTCGACCTCGGCGCTCTGGGCTTCGAGCAGGGCGCACACCTGCTGCTCGGCCGTGCCCTGCGGCAGACACCGTCCGGCGGCGGGGTCGAGGTGCTCGGGACGGATCCGGCGCTCCTGCCGCACCTGGCCGCCTGGTGCCGCCACGAGGGGCACCGGCTGGAGGCCGCGGACCCGTCGGCCGCGCCGGTGGTGGCGTACGTGCGGGCGGGCCCCCTCGCGGGGGCCCGTCTGCACGGCGCGGAACGTGCCGGCGGCCCGGCGGCCGCGCAGATCGCCGACCGTGCCCCGCTCCACTGGGGCCTCGCGGCGCGCGGGGCGCTGGTGGAGGCGGGCGGTCCCGAGGTTCCGTTCGCGGTGGTCGACCGGGACGTCGCGTGGACGGATCTGGCGCCGCGCCTGTACCGGCAGGCGACCGCCTCGCAGTGGGACCCGCGGGCGGCGGTGGACTGGGACGCCGACTTCACCCTGCCGGACGAGGTGGAGGCGGCCGTCGTCCAGGTCATGACGTACCTGGTGGAGAACGAGCAGGCCGCCCTGGTGATCCCCGGGCGGCTGCTGGTGCAGGTGCATCCGCACTTCCGCGAGGTGCTGCAGCTCCTCGCGGTGCAGGCCGCCGACGAGGCACGGCACGTGGAGGTCTTCACCCAGCGGGCACTGCTGCGCGACGGCGCGATGGGCACCTCCTCGGTCGGCGGCAGGGCGTCGCTCGCGACCCTGCTGACCGAACCGGACTTCTCCATCGCCTCGTTCCTGCTGTCGGTGCTGGGCGAGGGAAGCTTCCTGAACCTGCTGTCGTTCCTGGAGCGGCACGCCCCGGACCCGGTCACCCGCCGCATCAGTCATCTGGTCCGGCAGGACGAGGCACGGCATGTCGCGTTCGGGGTCGGTCACCTGGAGCACCGGGCGGGCGTCGACCCCGGGCTGCGGGGCCGGCTGCGGGCCGCGGTGGAACGGCGGCACGACGCGCTGATCGGGACGGCCGGCCTCAACCGGGACGTCTTCGACGCCCTGGTGCTGCTGGCCGCCGGATCGTGGGAGCCCGCGGCGATCGCGCGGGGCTGGCAGGCGGTACGACTGCTGCAGGCGGACATGGACGAGGGGCGCCGCCACCGGCTGTCGCGGCTGGGGTTCCCCGACGACGAGGCGGCCGAGCTCTCCGCGCTGCACACCCGCAACTTCATGTGA
- a CDS encoding phosphate/phosphite/phosphonate ABC transporter substrate-binding protein, with product MRPLVLGAVAYDPKVVTIWSGFRSWLLAQGLPFDFVLYSQYERQAQDLVDGRIDAAWHSPLAWLRTRRLAEAAGVTVRPLVMRDTDRDLTSVVVVRADGEVRSPADLKNRTVAVGAVDSPQSTLIPLQHLADLGLVAGTDFEVRRHDTGVGLHGDHIGGERDAARALMAGEAAAACMIDANHLLFGQEGILPPGGTRLLTRTAPYDHCVLAAGPALDPAAGERLTQLLLSMSYSDPEVRRLLDLEGLTQWVPGRETGFGQLTAAVDATGFYDAGGRITVEDYRP from the coding sequence ATGAGGCCACTGGTCCTTGGAGCCGTCGCGTACGACCCGAAGGTCGTGACCATCTGGTCCGGCTTCCGGTCCTGGTTGCTCGCGCAGGGTCTGCCCTTCGACTTCGTGCTCTACTCCCAGTACGAGCGGCAGGCGCAGGATCTGGTCGACGGCCGGATCGACGCGGCCTGGCACTCGCCGCTGGCCTGGCTGCGCACCCGCAGGCTGGCCGAGGCGGCCGGAGTGACGGTACGGCCGCTGGTCATGCGGGACACGGACCGCGACCTGACCTCGGTGGTCGTCGTCCGGGCCGACGGCGAGGTGCGCTCGCCGGCCGACCTCAAGAACAGGACGGTGGCCGTCGGCGCCGTCGACTCGCCGCAGTCGACCCTCATCCCGCTGCAGCACCTGGCCGACCTCGGCCTGGTCGCGGGCACCGACTTCGAGGTGCGCCGGCACGACACCGGGGTGGGGCTGCACGGGGACCACATCGGCGGCGAGCGGGACGCGGCACGCGCCCTGATGGCGGGCGAAGCGGCCGCCGCGTGCATGATCGACGCGAACCACCTGCTGTTCGGGCAGGAGGGCATCCTGCCCCCGGGCGGCACCCGGCTGCTGACGCGCACGGCTCCCTACGACCACTGCGTGCTGGCGGCGGGCCCCGCCCTGGACCCCGCAGCGGGCGAGCGGCTCACCCAGTTGCTGCTCTCCATGTCGTACAGCGATCCGGAGGTCCGCCGACTGCTGGACCTGGAGGGGCTCACCCAGTGGGTGCCCGGACGGGAGACCGGCTTCGGACAGCTGACCGCGGCCGTCGACGCCACGGGTTTCTACGACGCGGGCGGCCGGATCACCGTCGAGGACTATCGGCCATGA
- a CDS encoding acyl-CoA dehydrogenase family protein, translated as MASPTLLTDALDAVVHDVVGPLADEVDRAGRFPREGVRALGEAGLLGLLSSPESGGAGAGLREAAQLIERLAGACGSTAMVLLMHYSAVTVLDRHAPEEVRRDIAAGRHLSTLAFSERGSRSHFWAPVGTATPDGQDGVRLDAQKSWVTSAGEADSYVWSSKPLRTDGVMSLWLVSGGGAGLEVRGDYDGFGLRGNASSPMTAKAVAVPVSALLGTDGAGLTTALEVVLPAFLVLSAAFSLGVTETLLDLTAAHLRDTRLEHLDQTLAQQPMTRNRFAELRLRADALRAMLRDTLSAMENGRPDATLRVLQIKALAAETAAEVADGAMRLCGGSAFRRDTGVERRFRDALAARVMAPTTEALHDFCGRVQLGLPLFEEA; from the coding sequence GTGGCATCCCCGACCCTCCTGACCGACGCGCTCGACGCCGTGGTCCACGACGTCGTCGGGCCGCTCGCCGACGAGGTGGACCGCGCCGGGCGCTTCCCCAGGGAAGGAGTCCGGGCGCTGGGTGAGGCCGGGCTGCTGGGCCTGCTCAGCTCGCCGGAGAGCGGCGGGGCGGGCGCCGGACTGCGCGAGGCCGCCCAGTTGATCGAGCGGCTCGCGGGCGCGTGCGGTTCGACGGCCATGGTGCTGCTCATGCACTACTCGGCCGTGACCGTCCTCGACCGCCACGCGCCCGAGGAGGTGCGGCGTGACATCGCCGCGGGCCGGCACCTGAGCACGCTGGCGTTCTCCGAGCGCGGCTCCCGCAGCCACTTCTGGGCCCCGGTGGGCACCGCGACGCCGGACGGCCAGGACGGGGTACGCCTGGACGCCCAGAAGTCGTGGGTCACCTCGGCGGGCGAGGCCGACAGCTACGTGTGGTCGAGCAAGCCGTTGCGGACGGACGGCGTGATGTCGCTGTGGCTGGTGTCCGGTGGCGGCGCCGGACTCGAAGTGCGGGGCGACTACGACGGGTTCGGGCTGCGCGGCAACGCCTCCAGCCCCATGACCGCGAAGGCCGTCGCCGTCCCCGTGAGCGCCCTGCTGGGCACCGACGGGGCGGGTCTGACCACCGCTCTCGAAGTGGTGCTGCCGGCGTTCCTGGTGCTGAGCGCGGCGTTCTCGCTCGGCGTGACCGAGACACTGCTCGACCTCACCGCCGCCCACCTGCGGGACACCCGGCTGGAGCACCTGGACCAGACGCTGGCCCAGCAGCCGATGACGCGCAACCGCTTCGCCGAGCTCCGGCTCCGCGCCGACGCGCTGCGCGCCATGCTGCGGGACACGCTCTCCGCGATGGAGAACGGGCGCCCCGACGCCACGCTGCGGGTGCTGCAGATCAAGGCCCTCGCCGCGGAGACCGCCGCCGAGGTGGCGGACGGCGCGATGCGGCTGTGCGGCGGCTCCGCCTTCCGCCGCGACACGGGCGTGGAGCGGCGCTTCCGTGACGCGCTCGCCGCCCGCGTGATGGCCCCGACCACCGAGGCGCTGCACGACTTCTGCGGCCGCGTGCAGCTGGGCCTGCCGCTCTTCGAGGAGGCCTGA
- a CDS encoding cysteine desulfurase family protein, with protein sequence MNMPASPVQDGDPVYLDHNATTPVDPRVVKAMLPFLTSGFGNPSSEHAYATGPRAALARARRQVAALVGADAEEIVFTGSGSEANNLALRGAVLAAGDRRRRVITQVTEHPAVLETCRALHRLHGAEVTYLPVDERGLVDPADLVEALDDRTAVVSVMAANNETGTLQPVADLARLAHDHGALFHCDAAQAAGKVPVDARALGADLLTLVGHKMYAPKGVAALLVRTGVRLEPLVYGGGQERGLRAGTESVALAVALGTAAALAAEELADGGARQVGELRDRLHRRLAQEFPGRVHLNGCDRRRLPNTLNISIDGTTGHGLLAAAPALAASTGSACHSGATTPSPVLSAMGLDDTRALAAVRLSLGRWTTPADVDRAAGALIDAVHALAPAGADGHGAGHGPGRASGHEVGHGAGYWSATL encoded by the coding sequence ATGAACATGCCGGCGAGCCCGGTCCAGGACGGCGATCCGGTGTACCTGGACCACAACGCCACCACTCCCGTCGACCCCCGGGTGGTGAAGGCGATGCTGCCCTTCCTGACGAGCGGCTTCGGCAATCCGTCCAGTGAACACGCCTACGCCACCGGGCCCCGGGCGGCGCTGGCCCGGGCCCGCCGGCAGGTCGCCGCGCTCGTCGGGGCGGACGCCGAGGAGATCGTCTTCACCGGTTCCGGCTCCGAGGCGAACAACCTCGCGCTGCGCGGCGCCGTGCTCGCCGCGGGCGACCGCAGACGACGGGTGATCACACAGGTCACCGAGCACCCGGCCGTGCTGGAGACATGCCGCGCGCTGCACCGCCTGCACGGGGCGGAGGTGACGTACCTGCCGGTCGACGAGCGGGGCCTGGTCGATCCCGCCGACCTGGTCGAGGCGCTGGACGACCGTACGGCCGTGGTCTCCGTCATGGCCGCCAACAACGAGACCGGCACGCTGCAGCCGGTCGCCGATCTGGCCCGCCTCGCCCACGACCACGGCGCGCTCTTCCACTGCGACGCGGCCCAGGCGGCCGGCAAGGTCCCGGTGGACGCGCGTGCGCTCGGCGCGGACCTGCTGACCCTGGTGGGCCACAAGATGTACGCCCCGAAGGGCGTCGCCGCCCTCCTCGTCCGGACCGGCGTCCGCCTGGAACCCCTGGTGTACGGCGGTGGCCAGGAGCGCGGGCTCCGCGCCGGCACCGAGAGCGTCGCCCTCGCCGTGGCGCTGGGCACCGCCGCCGCACTCGCCGCCGAGGAGCTCGCGGACGGCGGCGCGCGGCAGGTCGGGGAACTGCGCGACCGCCTGCACCGAAGGCTCGCCCAGGAGTTTCCCGGGCGGGTCCACCTCAACGGATGCGACCGCCGCCGTCTGCCCAACACCCTCAACATCAGCATCGACGGCACCACGGGGCACGGCCTGCTGGCCGCCGCGCCGGCCCTCGCGGCCTCCACCGGCTCGGCCTGCCACAGCGGGGCCACCACGCCCTCGCCCGTGCTGAGCGCGATGGGCCTGGACGACACCCGGGCGCTGGCCGCCGTACGGCTGTCGCTCGGGCGCTGGACGACCCCGGCGGACGTCGACAGGGCGGCCGGGGCGCTGATCGACGCCGTGCACGCGCTCGCCCCGGCGGGGGCCGACGGCCACGGGGCCGGCCACGGGCCGGGCCGTGCGTCCGGCCACGAGGTCGGTCACGGGGCCGGCTACTGGTCCGCGACCCTCTGA
- the fdh gene encoding formate dehydrogenase, producing MGVKTGVKRLLEMWPIYRQVTGADWLGRGLAVQSKRSRTLRPRTEEADRVAHSVCPYCAVGCSQNVFVKDEKVIQIEGNPNSPVNRGRLCPKGSCSKQLVTGPQRENHVLYRPPFATEWQRMDMDTAMDMVADRVLDARRRGWQDTDEQGRVLRRTLGFAGLGGAALDNEENYLIKKLFTALGAIQIENQARIUHSATVPGLGTSVGRGGATNYPEDLTNSDCIIIMGSNMAEAHPVAFQWVTEAKVQGTKIIHIDPRFTRTSAHSSQHVRIRVGSDIAFLGGVVNYILSNNLQFEEYVKAYTNATFMVNEDYRDTEDLDGLFSGYDPETGSYDSTSWAYETVEKGTDGRQGSTLISATPAQARGGHEAPPGPVGKIATDPTMTHPRCVLQILKRHYSRYTPEMVEKVCGITQQQFLDVCRAWTENSGRERTTALVYSVGWTQHTVGAQYIRAGSIVQMLTGNLGRPGSGVFALRGHASIQGSTDIPTLYNLLPGYMPMPNVTHHTLEKFVDDVRHVYRKGYWWNADAYMVSLLKEYWGDVATAENDFCYDYLPRIDGDHATYATAMDMLAGKVYGYFLMGQNPAVGSAHGQLQRLAISKLEWLVVRDLAMIESATVWKDSPEIERGEISTETCPTEVFFFPAASHVEKCGTFTQTQRMVQWRDVAVEPIDDRRSDLWFFYHLGRIVREKLANSTDERDRPILDMFWDYEMEHGDEPSAADVLRHINGIDLTTGRTVSSYEDLKNDGTTACGCWIYTGVYADEHNLARRRNSRFEHPISDGEWAFVWPLNRRILYNRASADPQGRPWSERKALMWWDEENGVWAGDDIVDFQRHKPPDFQPAPDAHGPAALAGDDAFIMMGDGKAALFTPTGLVDGPLPTHYEPEESPVRNALYGQQSNPTRTIYKRSYNPYNPSPPQPLGDTFPYVFTASRYTEHHTAGAMSRTLPYLSELQPGLTVEVSPELAAERGLHHMDWAHVITSRTAVEAKVVVTDRLAPLNLEGRTVHQLWMPIHWGNLGITTGDVTNDLIGLVLDSNVLIQESKVITCDIQPGRRPRGPELLAYVDEYRRRAGITLDTGTHELTVEDPDVPPLGTDVHPRGTGHPAAPDGPEDSS from the coding sequence ATGGGCGTGAAAACTGGTGTGAAGCGGCTGCTGGAGATGTGGCCGATCTACCGGCAGGTCACCGGTGCCGACTGGCTGGGCCGCGGCCTGGCCGTGCAGTCGAAGCGGTCGAGGACGCTGCGGCCGCGCACCGAGGAGGCGGACCGGGTCGCACACTCGGTCTGCCCCTACTGCGCCGTCGGCTGCTCGCAGAACGTCTTCGTGAAGGACGAGAAGGTCATCCAGATCGAGGGCAACCCGAACAGCCCGGTCAATCGCGGCCGCCTGTGCCCCAAGGGGTCCTGCAGCAAGCAGCTCGTCACCGGACCGCAGCGGGAGAACCACGTCCTCTACCGTCCTCCGTTCGCCACCGAGTGGCAGCGCATGGACATGGACACGGCCATGGACATGGTGGCCGACCGGGTGCTCGACGCCCGGCGCCGGGGCTGGCAGGACACCGACGAACAGGGCAGGGTGCTCCGACGCACCCTCGGCTTCGCGGGTCTCGGCGGCGCGGCGCTGGACAACGAGGAGAACTACCTCATCAAGAAGTTGTTCACCGCCCTAGGCGCCATCCAGATCGAGAACCAGGCGCGTATTTGACACTCCGCCACCGTTCCCGGTCTGGGAACCTCGGTCGGTCGTGGCGGCGCTACCAACTACCCGGAGGACCTCACCAACTCCGACTGCATCATCATCATGGGCTCGAACATGGCCGAAGCCCATCCGGTGGCCTTCCAGTGGGTCACCGAGGCCAAGGTGCAGGGGACGAAGATCATCCACATCGACCCCCGCTTCACCCGCACCAGCGCGCACTCCAGCCAGCACGTGCGGATCAGGGTGGGCAGCGACATCGCCTTCCTCGGCGGAGTGGTCAACTACATCCTCTCCAACAACCTGCAGTTCGAGGAGTACGTGAAGGCGTACACCAACGCCACGTTCATGGTGAACGAGGACTACAGGGACACCGAGGACCTGGACGGCCTGTTCAGCGGCTACGACCCCGAGACCGGCAGCTACGACAGCACCAGCTGGGCGTACGAGACCGTGGAGAAGGGCACCGACGGACGCCAGGGCAGCACCCTCATCTCCGCGACGCCCGCGCAGGCGCGCGGCGGTCACGAAGCGCCCCCCGGACCGGTCGGCAAGATCGCGACCGATCCCACCATGACGCATCCGCGCTGCGTGCTCCAGATCCTCAAGCGGCACTACTCCCGGTACACGCCGGAGATGGTCGAGAAGGTCTGCGGCATCACCCAGCAGCAGTTCCTCGACGTGTGCCGCGCCTGGACCGAGAACTCGGGCCGCGAGCGCACCACCGCGCTCGTCTACAGCGTGGGCTGGACGCAGCACACCGTCGGCGCGCAGTACATCCGGGCCGGTTCCATCGTCCAGATGCTGACCGGCAACCTCGGGCGCCCCGGCAGCGGCGTCTTCGCCCTGCGCGGCCACGCGAGCATCCAGGGTTCGACCGACATCCCGACCCTGTACAACCTGCTCCCCGGCTACATGCCGATGCCCAACGTCACCCACCACACCCTGGAAAAGTTCGTGGACGACGTGCGCCACGTCTACCGCAAGGGCTACTGGTGGAACGCCGACGCCTACATGGTCTCCCTGCTCAAGGAGTACTGGGGCGACGTGGCCACCGCGGAGAACGACTTCTGCTACGACTACCTGCCACGCATCGACGGCGACCACGCGACCTACGCCACCGCCATGGACATGCTCGCGGGCAAGGTCTACGGCTACTTCCTGATGGGCCAGAACCCCGCGGTCGGCTCCGCGCACGGACAGCTGCAGCGGCTCGCCATCTCCAAGCTGGAGTGGCTGGTCGTCCGCGACCTCGCCATGATCGAGAGCGCGACCGTCTGGAAGGACTCCCCGGAGATCGAGCGGGGCGAGATCTCCACCGAGACCTGCCCCACCGAGGTGTTCTTCTTCCCCGCCGCCTCCCACGTGGAGAAGTGCGGCACCTTCACCCAGACCCAGCGCATGGTGCAGTGGCGCGACGTGGCCGTCGAACCCATCGACGACCGCCGCTCCGACCTGTGGTTCTTCTACCACCTGGGCCGGATCGTCCGCGAGAAACTGGCGAACTCCACGGACGAGCGCGACCGTCCGATCCTCGACATGTTCTGGGACTACGAGATGGAGCACGGCGACGAGCCCTCGGCCGCGGACGTCCTGCGCCACATCAACGGCATCGACCTGACCACCGGACGCACGGTGAGCAGCTACGAGGACCTCAAGAACGACGGCACCACCGCGTGCGGCTGCTGGATCTACACCGGCGTCTACGCGGACGAGCACAACCTCGCCAGGCGCCGCAACTCCCGCTTCGAGCACCCGATCTCGGACGGCGAGTGGGCCTTCGTGTGGCCGCTGAACCGGAGGATCCTCTACAACCGCGCCTCCGCCGACCCCCAGGGCAGGCCGTGGAGCGAGCGCAAGGCCCTCATGTGGTGGGACGAGGAGAACGGCGTGTGGGCCGGCGACGACATCGTCGACTTCCAGCGGCACAAGCCGCCGGACTTCCAGCCGGCGCCGGACGCGCACGGCCCGGCAGCGCTGGCGGGCGACGACGCGTTCATCATGATGGGCGACGGAAAGGCGGCGCTGTTCACGCCGACCGGCCTCGTCGACGGGCCCCTGCCCACCCACTACGAACCGGAGGAGTCGCCGGTCCGCAACGCCCTGTACGGGCAGCAGTCCAACCCGACCCGGACGATCTACAAGCGGTCCTACAACCCGTACAACCCCTCGCCGCCCCAGCCCCTCGGCGACACCTTCCCGTACGTGTTCACCGCGTCCCGCTACACCGAGCACCACACGGCCGGCGCGATGAGCCGCACCCTGCCCTACCTCTCGGAGCTGCAGCCCGGTCTGACCGTGGAGGTCTCCCCGGAGCTCGCCGCCGAGCGGGGCCTGCACCACATGGACTGGGCGCATGTGATCACCAGCCGGACCGCGGTGGAGGCCAAGGTGGTCGTCACCGACCGGCTGGCGCCACTGAACCTGGAGGGCCGCACGGTGCACCAGCTCTGGATGCCCATCCACTGGGGCAACCTCGGGATCACCACGGGCGACGTGACCAACGACCTGATCGGCCTGGTGCTCGACTCCAACGTGCTGATCCAGGAGAGCAAGGTGATCACCTGCGACATCCAGCCCGGCCGTCGCCCCCGCGGTCCCGAACTCCTGGCGTACGTCGACGAGTACCGGCGCCGCGCCGGCATCACCCTGGACACCGGAACCCACGAGCTGACGGTCGAAGATCCCGACGTGCCACCGCTGGGAACCGACGTGCATCCCCGGGGCACCGGCCACCCGGCCGCCCCGGACGGGCCGGAGGACTCCTCATGA
- a CDS encoding 4Fe-4S dicluster domain-containing protein has translation MTTEKTAKTEKTEETETNDNSLFGPLDDPAGDAGYPEDHPPRMGFFTDTSICIGCKACEVACKEWNGVPADGFQLLGMSYDNTGSLGASSWRHVAFIEQDLKLGSQDAGLEGLPTGPSGAGTAAQTVAGAISKGHRAGGELGTEPVDLGFPSFDLPGAGSGAETRQDFRWLMSSDVCKHCTHAGCLDVCPTGALFRTEFGTVVVQPDICNGCGYCVSACPYGVIDRRPDDGRAWKCTLCYDRLKGGLEPACAKACPTDSIQFGVLDELRERADLRLEQMHEAGFDSAQLYGRDPEDGVGGDGAFFLLLDEPEVYGLPPDPIVTTRDVVSMWKHAGAAGALMVAATAAVFFKGVRR, from the coding sequence ATGACCACAGAGAAGACAGCGAAGACAGAGAAGACCGAAGAGACGGAGACGAACGACAACAGTCTCTTCGGCCCGCTGGACGACCCGGCCGGTGACGCCGGCTACCCCGAGGACCACCCGCCGCGGATGGGGTTCTTCACCGACACCTCCATCTGCATCGGCTGCAAGGCCTGCGAGGTGGCCTGCAAGGAGTGGAACGGCGTACCGGCGGACGGCTTCCAGCTCCTGGGCATGTCCTACGACAACACCGGATCGCTCGGCGCCAGCAGTTGGCGGCACGTCGCCTTCATCGAGCAGGACCTGAAACTGGGCAGCCAGGACGCCGGTCTGGAAGGCCTGCCCACCGGGCCCTCCGGCGCCGGAACGGCGGCGCAGACGGTCGCCGGGGCGATCAGCAAGGGCCACCGGGCCGGCGGCGAACTGGGCACCGAGCCGGTGGACCTGGGCTTCCCCAGCTTCGACCTGCCCGGCGCCGGGAGCGGCGCGGAGACCCGCCAGGACTTCCGCTGGCTGATGTCCTCCGACGTGTGCAAGCACTGCACCCACGCCGGCTGCCTCGACGTCTGCCCCACCGGCGCGCTCTTCCGCACCGAGTTCGGCACCGTCGTCGTCCAGCCCGACATCTGCAACGGCTGCGGCTACTGCGTCTCCGCCTGCCCCTACGGCGTCATCGACCGGCGCCCCGACGACGGCAGGGCCTGGAAGTGCACCCTGTGCTACGACCGGCTCAAGGGCGGCCTGGAGCCGGCCTGCGCCAAGGCCTGCCCGACCGACTCCATCCAGTTCGGCGTGCTCGACGAACTGCGGGAGCGGGCGGACCTCCGCCTGGAGCAGATGCACGAGGCGGGCTTCGACTCGGCCCAGCTGTACGGCCGTGACCCCGAGGACGGCGTCGGCGGCGACGGCGCCTTCTTCCTGCTCCTCGACGAGCCCGAGGTCTACGGACTGCCGCCCGACCCGATCGTCACCACCCGGGACGTGGTGTCCATGTGGAAGCACGCCGGCGCGGCCGGTGCGCTCATGGTGGCGGCGACCGCCGCCGTGTTCTTCAAGGGAGTACGTCGATGA
- the nrfD gene encoding NrfD/PsrC family molybdoenzyme membrane anchor subunit, with translation MTKGDGAHGEPHHGPGDADPTATFSAHGKGHKGRKGRKGHGGEELMVPDADFKSYYGRPVLKPPVWEWMVPAYLLTGGLSAATIMLSVGADLTDRPAMCRSCRIGSFGALLASSYLLIGDLGRPLRFHHMMRVAKPTSPMSMGTWILMSFGPGSSLAGIVELLPKSWRTRGALGTTLKWVARVSGISAAVVGPALASYTAVLLADTAVPAWHEAYRELPFVFTGSAAASGAGLAMIFSPVSEAGPARRLAVVGAAIEIAAALRIDHKPEFELSTYTHGEPHHLRKLSEYFTIGGALTALTFARRSRVVAALGGVALLVGSGFQRFGTFEAGVESTKDPIYVVKPQRERLDARRREQEERAQAERAAQEGHAERGEQAEQ, from the coding sequence ATGACCAAGGGCGACGGCGCGCACGGCGAGCCGCACCACGGGCCGGGGGACGCCGACCCCACGGCCACGTTCTCCGCGCACGGCAAGGGCCACAAGGGCCGCAAAGGCCGTAAGGGGCACGGCGGCGAGGAGCTGATGGTCCCGGACGCCGACTTCAAGTCGTACTACGGGCGCCCCGTCCTCAAGCCGCCGGTCTGGGAGTGGATGGTCCCCGCCTACCTCCTCACCGGCGGACTCTCCGCGGCCACCATCATGCTGTCGGTGGGCGCCGACCTGACCGACCGCCCCGCCATGTGCCGGTCCTGCCGCATCGGCAGCTTCGGCGCGCTGCTCGCCAGCAGCTACCTCCTCATCGGCGACCTCGGCCGGCCGTTGCGCTTCCACCACATGATGCGCGTGGCGAAGCCGACCTCCCCGATGTCGATGGGCACCTGGATCCTGATGTCCTTCGGCCCGGGCAGTTCCCTGGCCGGCATCGTCGAACTCCTGCCGAAGTCCTGGCGCACCCGGGGCGCCCTCGGCACCACCCTCAAGTGGGTGGCCCGGGTGAGCGGCATCTCCGCGGCCGTCGTCGGCCCCGCGCTCGCCTCGTACACCGCCGTCCTTCTCGCCGACACCGCCGTGCCCGCCTGGCACGAGGCCTACCGCGAGCTGCCGTTCGTCTTCACCGGCTCCGCCGCCGCCAGCGGCGCGGGCCTGGCGATGATCTTCTCGCCGGTGTCGGAGGCGGGCCCGGCCCGCCGGCTGGCCGTCGTCGGCGCCGCGATCGAGATCGCGGCGGCCCTGCGCATCGACCACAAGCCGGAGTTCGAGCTCTCGACGTACACCCACGGCGAGCCGCACCACCTGCGCAAGCTGTCCGAGTACTTCACCATCGGCGGCGCGCTCACCGCGCTCACCTTCGCCCGGCGCAGCCGGGTCGTCGCCGCGCTCGGCGGCGTGGCCCTCCTCGTGGGCAGCGGATTCCAGCGCTTCGGCACCTTCGAGGCGGGCGTGGAGTCCACGAAGGACCCGATCTACGTGGTCAAGCCACAGCGTGAACGCCTCGACGCCCGCCGCAGGGAGCAGGAGGAGCGAGCACAGGCCGAGCGCGCGGCGCAGGAGGGACACGCGGAGCGGGGAGAGCAGGCGGAACAGTGA